The Phragmitibacter flavus genome contains a region encoding:
- a CDS encoding beta strand repeat-containing protein, whose amino-acid sequence MTAPSVTFSRFFLAAIIVAAQVLSTAHAAVWMGMDANLQTPANWSPVGVPGNAEPITFNGQSTFNDVTFATNFEGAGSGVGTLTLTSAQTTAVTINSTVNDAVFRLAGGSGILIDSGAGPLTIGGGATSMLLNLGGADGTSNFTNNSANTATLASNATLNRGAISLQTVVFGGTGNWQIDGQITNLQGVNKTGTGTLTLANTLTTQNTNWDEGTITAANGFTTNNLRVGYDGKAATATVTTGPVNIGTGATNTMRIGYKNTAVTTPTTSGTLNLATASSVNINVGALDVGWLDTATSTANAVTGVLNLSTSGTNTVRANSLRLGFITGGSISSPATTGTLNLGNTNNFFVDTFTIGGDKAIGTATITPGGILTLQGNLNTATDLNIGTNLSANTSTAPTLSHLNLTGGTFNATLDEVLIGAYLRGGTVMAPTGSGSGKGSLTFDAGTVTANLITLARSEGVNPLNTTGQIQMRGGTLTVAQGIVDGGGTSTLLLDGGTATVSNGVSVDKMRVGYNGLTSTTTVQSGAVRIGSGSTDNLEIGLRVDAPNTTGTLNLQNASSVTINVGLLDIAHVTAGSSNATVLGTLNLSTSGLNSITADMVRLGQVDGGTTGSTLGTMVLGQNNTISTDTFFVGKDKARGMVSIAAGGTLTLGGKSTAAADLYIGNNLSPSTGTNPTLSELNLTGGTINATLDEVIIGNYNSGGGGSGKGLLTFGTGLITANSILLANSTGTNPLNTTGTINMNGGELRTQSIARGAGIAAFNFNSGLLKVTQFGDTTRNFNLNNTGTGTLAHGLGAGTTIGTTTVYGNYTQGDLATLSFDLSLDSGADTMFVFGDVSLDGTLALNTFGSSVGPLNTFTLIHNEGTNAITGTFNGFAEGHVFALDFGGVTSNYTLSYFGGASGRDVVLMIPEPSRSLLLLSGLALVLLRRKRNS is encoded by the coding sequence ATGACCGCACCCTCCGTCACCTTCTCGCGATTCTTTCTGGCGGCCATCATCGTTGCCGCCCAAGTCCTCAGCACCGCCCATGCTGCCGTGTGGATGGGCATGGACGCCAACCTCCAAACCCCCGCCAATTGGAGTCCGGTGGGCGTTCCCGGCAACGCAGAGCCCATTACCTTCAACGGCCAAAGCACCTTCAACGACGTCACCTTCGCCACCAATTTTGAAGGAGCAGGTAGCGGGGTCGGCACCCTCACCCTCACCAGCGCCCAAACCACCGCCGTCACCATCAACTCCACCGTCAACGACGCCGTGTTCCGCCTCGCCGGAGGCTCCGGCATCCTCATCGACTCAGGCGCAGGCCCGCTCACCATCGGAGGTGGAGCCACCTCCATGCTTCTCAACCTCGGTGGTGCCGACGGCACCTCCAACTTCACCAATAACTCGGCCAATACCGCCACCCTCGCCTCCAACGCCACCCTTAATCGCGGCGCCATCAGCCTTCAAACCGTCGTCTTCGGAGGCACCGGCAACTGGCAGATCGACGGTCAAATCACCAACCTCCAGGGTGTCAACAAGACCGGCACCGGCACCCTCACCCTCGCCAACACCCTCACCACCCAAAACACCAACTGGGACGAAGGGACCATCACCGCCGCCAATGGTTTCACCACCAACAATCTGCGCGTTGGCTACGATGGCAAAGCGGCCACCGCGACCGTCACCACCGGTCCCGTCAACATTGGCACCGGAGCCACCAACACCATGCGCATTGGCTACAAAAACACCGCCGTCACCACTCCCACCACCAGCGGAACCCTCAACCTTGCCACCGCCAGCAGCGTCAACATCAACGTCGGAGCCCTCGACGTCGGCTGGCTCGACACCGCCACTTCCACGGCCAACGCGGTCACTGGCGTCCTCAACCTTTCCACTTCCGGCACCAATACCGTTCGCGCCAACTCCCTTCGACTCGGCTTCATCACCGGAGGCAGCATCAGCTCACCCGCCACCACCGGCACCCTCAACCTCGGCAACACCAACAACTTCTTCGTCGACACCTTCACCATCGGCGGCGACAAGGCCATCGGCACCGCCACCATCACCCCTGGTGGCATCCTGACCCTTCAGGGCAACCTCAACACCGCCACCGACCTCAACATCGGCACCAACCTCAGCGCCAACACCAGCACCGCTCCCACCTTGAGTCACCTCAACCTCACCGGCGGCACCTTCAACGCCACCCTGGATGAAGTCCTCATCGGAGCCTACCTTCGTGGCGGCACCGTCATGGCCCCTACCGGCTCTGGAAGTGGCAAAGGCTCGCTCACCTTCGATGCGGGCACCGTGACCGCCAACCTCATCACCCTCGCCCGCAGCGAGGGCGTCAACCCGCTCAACACCACTGGCCAAATCCAGATGCGCGGCGGCACTCTCACCGTTGCCCAGGGCATCGTCGATGGCGGCGGCACCAGCACCCTTCTTCTCGACGGCGGCACCGCCACCGTCAGCAACGGAGTTTCAGTCGACAAAATGCGCGTCGGCTACAACGGCCTCACCTCAACCACCACCGTTCAAAGTGGCGCGGTTCGCATCGGCAGTGGCAGCACCGACAACCTCGAAATCGGACTGCGCGTCGACGCTCCCAACACCACCGGCACCCTCAACCTTCAAAACGCCAGCAGCGTCACCATCAACGTCGGCCTCCTCGACATCGCCCACGTCACCGCAGGCTCCTCCAACGCCACCGTCCTGGGAACCCTCAACCTCTCCACCTCCGGACTCAACAGCATCACCGCCGACATGGTCCGCCTCGGCCAGGTGGATGGCGGCACCACTGGTTCCACCTTGGGAACCATGGTGCTCGGTCAAAACAACACCATCTCCACCGACACCTTCTTCGTCGGCAAAGACAAAGCCCGTGGCATGGTCAGCATCGCCGCGGGAGGCACCCTCACCCTCGGTGGCAAATCCACCGCCGCCGCCGACCTTTACATCGGCAACAACCTCAGTCCCAGCACCGGCACCAACCCCACCTTGAGCGAACTCAACCTCACCGGCGGCACCATCAACGCCACGCTCGATGAGGTCATCATCGGCAACTACAACTCTGGAGGCGGCGGCAGCGGCAAAGGACTGCTAACCTTCGGAACCGGACTCATCACCGCGAACAGCATCCTACTCGCCAATTCCACCGGCACCAACCCTCTCAACACCACTGGCACCATCAACATGAACGGCGGCGAACTGCGCACCCAATCCATCGCCCGCGGAGCCGGCATCGCCGCCTTCAACTTCAACAGCGGACTTCTCAAAGTCACCCAATTCGGCGACACCACCCGCAACTTCAACCTTAACAACACCGGCACCGGCACCCTCGCCCACGGCCTCGGCGCAGGCACGACCATCGGCACCACTACCGTCTACGGCAACTATACTCAGGGCGACCTCGCCACCCTGAGCTTCGACCTCAGCCTCGACTCGGGAGCCGACACCATGTTCGTATTCGGCGATGTCTCCCTCGACGGCACTCTCGCCCTCAACACTTTCGGCTCCTCCGTCGGCCCGCTCAACACTTTCACCCTCATCCACAACGAGGGCACCAACGCCATCACCGGCACCTTCAACGGTTTTGCTGAAGGCCATGTCTTCGCCCTCGACTTCGGCGGCGTCACCTCCAACTACACCCTCTCCTACTTCGGCGGAGCCAGCGGACGCGACGTCGTTCTCATGATCCCCGAACCCTCCCGCAGCCTGCTGCTCCTCAGCGGTCTCGCCCTCGTCCTGTTGCGCCGCAAACGCAACTCTTAA
- a CDS encoding YheT family hydrolase gives MPVIESSFEAVWCLRNGHVQTVLPALLPVGTSLGVKRERMELMDGDFVDLDWLRGGKGRLVILSHGLEGSSEAVYIRKVARVLLARGWDVMAWSYRGCGGEVNRLKRSYHSGESDDLRQVVAHAAGGYDGVALVGFSLGGNISLKYLGEAEPHSKVKAAVAISAPVDLAASARVLDQRRGNRIYLKRFLKSLIAKIEAKALKFPGEFDTLGLRDIRSFQEFDDRYTAPLHGFADAAEYWAKSSSLQFLHKIKVPTLLVNARNDPFLSDESFPVEVAEGSRWLHLEAPASGGHVGFVDRRVGTRWMGQRVVEFFWAADFGQESSMD, from the coding sequence GTGCCTGTTATTGAATCCAGTTTTGAGGCGGTGTGGTGCTTGCGGAACGGGCATGTGCAGACGGTTTTGCCGGCGTTGTTACCTGTTGGGACTTCGCTCGGGGTAAAGCGTGAACGGATGGAGTTGATGGACGGGGATTTTGTGGATTTGGATTGGTTGCGAGGTGGGAAAGGGAGGCTGGTCATTTTATCGCATGGGCTGGAGGGGAGTTCGGAGGCGGTTTATATTCGGAAGGTGGCGAGGGTGTTGCTCGCGCGCGGGTGGGATGTCATGGCTTGGAGTTATCGGGGATGCGGCGGTGAAGTGAACCGGTTGAAGAGGTCGTATCACAGCGGGGAGTCGGACGATTTACGACAGGTGGTGGCGCATGCGGCGGGTGGCTACGATGGAGTTGCGTTGGTGGGGTTTAGCTTGGGGGGAAATATCTCGCTGAAGTATCTTGGCGAGGCGGAGCCGCATTCAAAGGTGAAGGCGGCGGTGGCGATTTCGGCTCCGGTGGATCTGGCGGCGAGTGCGCGGGTGCTAGATCAACGAAGGGGGAATCGGATTTACTTGAAGCGGTTTTTGAAATCGTTGATCGCGAAGATCGAGGCGAAGGCGCTCAAGTTTCCCGGAGAGTTTGATACGCTGGGGTTGCGGGACATTCGCAGTTTTCAGGAGTTTGATGATCGGTATACCGCGCCGCTGCATGGGTTTGCGGATGCGGCGGAGTATTGGGCGAAGTCGAGCAGCTTGCAGTTTTTGCACAAGATCAAGGTGCCGACCTTGCTGGTGAATGCGCGGAATGATCCGTTCTTGTCGGATGAGTCTTTTCCGGTCGAGGTAGCGGAGGGGAGCAGGTGGCTGCACCTGGAGGCACCGGCTTCAGGAGGGCATGTGGGGTTTGTGGACCGGCGAGTCGGGACGCGCTGGATGGGACAACGCGTGGTGGAGTTTTTTTGGGCTGCGGACTTCGGTCAGGAGTCTAGCATGGATTGA
- a CDS encoding sulfite exporter TauE/SafE family protein, whose product MFKSKIFLGWFIGMLLIWIILFNTFNSLQVLFENWYYPAIMVLGAFVAGLTPEGGGAVAFPFLSVFLNIDRVLARDFSLMIQSVGMTSASIYILSNKANNLRAYKPMLWFIPVCFGGFVLGMLTLQQLPVYIIQALFLSLITTFAIAYYRSDHRGHTDFLHAPGTTNRALLVLILILGGMCASLFGTGADIILYTLLVTRFRMKEKVATHLSIMIMASMSILGFLYRHFVDQNLSAYQIQTWLCAYPVVLFMAPFGAYILAKIHVDWMLKGIVALNIFQLLYFNINKPSSGKIIASLIFSAVLWWIFRTTLAKLSKQTRQQNADEKSALELNPC is encoded by the coding sequence ATGTTCAAAAGCAAAATTTTCCTTGGCTGGTTCATCGGCATGCTCCTCATCTGGATCATCCTCTTCAACACCTTCAACAGCCTGCAGGTCCTTTTCGAGAACTGGTATTACCCCGCCATCATGGTCCTCGGCGCCTTTGTTGCCGGACTCACCCCCGAAGGCGGCGGAGCGGTCGCCTTCCCCTTCCTCAGCGTGTTCCTCAATATCGACCGCGTCCTCGCCCGTGACTTCAGCCTGATGATCCAAAGCGTCGGCATGACCAGCGCCTCCATCTACATCCTCTCCAACAAGGCCAACAACCTCCGCGCCTATAAACCCATGCTGTGGTTCATCCCCGTATGCTTCGGCGGGTTTGTCCTCGGCATGCTCACGCTCCAGCAGCTCCCGGTCTACATCATCCAGGCCCTGTTCTTGAGCCTCATCACCACTTTCGCCATCGCCTACTATCGCAGCGACCATCGTGGCCACACCGATTTCCTTCACGCCCCCGGCACCACCAACCGCGCCCTTCTCGTCCTCATCCTCATCCTCGGTGGCATGTGCGCCAGCCTGTTCGGCACCGGAGCCGACATCATCCTCTACACCCTTCTCGTCACCCGCTTCCGCATGAAGGAAAAGGTCGCCACCCATCTCAGCATCATGATCATGGCCTCCATGAGCATCCTCGGTTTCCTCTACCGCCATTTCGTCGACCAAAACCTCAGCGCCTATCAAATACAAACCTGGCTCTGCGCTTATCCCGTCGTCTTGTTCATGGCCCCTTTCGGCGCCTACATCCTCGCCAAAATCCACGTCGACTGGATGCTCAAAGGCATCGTTGCTCTCAACATCTTCCAGCTCCTCTACTTCAACATCAACAAACCCAGCAGCGGCAAAATCATCGCCTCGCTCATCTTCAGCGCCGTCCTCTGGTGGATCTTCCGCACCACCCTGGCCAAACTCTCCAAACAAACCCGGCAACAAAACGCCGACGAAAAATCCGCCTTGGAGCTCAATCCATGCTAG
- a CDS encoding Uma2 family endonuclease, with the protein MTRPSDLVALMLASPMLPEMLQEVKRAWAKEQRLRQTFYADITSEHKWEFIQGEVIMHSPAKNRELLATQRLFQLMNAWCVVKQLGEVRVEKAMTSFPRNDYEPDVVFFGVAKALVIEPVTLRFPVPDLIVEVLSESTEARDRGVKFEDYARHGVGEYWIVDAELETVEVYRLEGDWYPPVERQSEGMVDSEVIAGFSVPVRALFGETENLAALRGLLEG; encoded by the coding sequence ATGACTCGTCCAAGTGACTTGGTGGCATTGATGCTTGCCTCTCCGATGTTGCCGGAGATGCTGCAGGAGGTAAAGCGTGCCTGGGCGAAGGAACAACGGTTGCGGCAGACATTTTATGCGGACATCACGTCGGAGCATAAGTGGGAGTTTATTCAGGGGGAGGTGATCATGCATTCTCCGGCGAAGAACCGGGAGTTGTTGGCAACGCAGAGGTTGTTTCAATTGATGAATGCATGGTGTGTAGTGAAGCAATTGGGTGAAGTGCGGGTGGAGAAGGCGATGACGAGTTTTCCGCGCAATGATTATGAGCCGGATGTGGTGTTTTTTGGAGTGGCGAAGGCGCTGGTTATTGAGCCAGTTACGTTGCGGTTTCCGGTTCCTGACTTGATTGTTGAGGTGTTGTCGGAGTCGACGGAGGCGCGTGACCGCGGGGTGAAGTTTGAGGATTATGCGCGGCACGGCGTGGGTGAGTATTGGATCGTGGACGCGGAGTTGGAGACGGTGGAGGTTTACCGGTTGGAGGGAGACTGGTATCCGCCGGTGGAGCGGCAGTCGGAGGGGATGGTAGACAGTGAAGTGATCGCAGGTTTCAGCGTGCCGGTGAGGGCGCTGTTTGGGGAGACGGAGAATCTGGCTGCGTTGCGCGGGTTGCTGGAAGGGTGA
- a CDS encoding MDR family MFS transporter — protein MTATASPPPHPPPPLPPPTFRQSLAVFPRAFWILVGAIFVNKFGVFVLPFLTLFVTRKGYAEADAGFAAGLYSVGSFAAAMIGGWLADRFGRNITMAMASLGGAACMLGFSQADSLPILITLSLLTGFISESGNPASSAMVQDLIEPHHRINAYAVLRFAVNLGWCMGPAVAGWLAEHNFVWLFIGDAITSAFFGLIAWIFLPRGIPAPRQHSGWSVALKHMSGNRAFIWLAVAQIFLAFNFRQLNTSFPLHLDRQGHSLQYYGWIQALNGIMICTLELALLTITRHLPTRLILGLGYAIMGSSFMFFFDGTSLGIFVLVMMIFTIGEMFAFSRQQAYIASLAHTEMRGRYSGFMSLAWCVGSSSSAMLGLQLYGHNPSLLWITCLIFGFIGTACLTLPATRATQPDSPSPQTAPSPAR, from the coding sequence ATGACCGCAACTGCATCGCCACCTCCTCATCCTCCGCCACCACTGCCACCTCCAACCTTCAGACAAAGTCTCGCCGTCTTCCCACGCGCTTTCTGGATCCTCGTCGGAGCCATCTTCGTGAACAAATTCGGCGTGTTTGTGCTACCTTTCCTCACGCTGTTCGTTACCCGCAAAGGTTACGCTGAGGCCGACGCTGGTTTCGCCGCCGGACTCTACTCTGTCGGCAGTTTCGCCGCCGCCATGATCGGTGGCTGGCTCGCTGACCGCTTCGGCAGAAACATCACCATGGCCATGGCCTCGCTTGGCGGTGCCGCCTGCATGCTCGGCTTCTCCCAAGCCGACTCACTGCCCATCTTGATCACCCTCTCCCTGCTTACCGGTTTCATCAGCGAATCCGGCAATCCCGCCAGCAGCGCCATGGTGCAGGATCTGATCGAGCCCCATCACCGCATCAACGCCTACGCCGTCCTGCGCTTCGCCGTCAACCTCGGCTGGTGTATGGGACCCGCCGTCGCCGGCTGGCTCGCCGAACACAACTTCGTCTGGCTGTTCATCGGCGACGCCATTACCAGCGCCTTCTTCGGATTGATCGCGTGGATCTTCCTGCCCCGAGGCATCCCCGCCCCGCGCCAGCATTCCGGCTGGAGCGTCGCGCTCAAACACATGTCCGGCAACCGCGCCTTCATCTGGCTCGCCGTCGCGCAAATTTTCCTCGCCTTCAACTTCCGGCAGCTCAACACCAGCTTCCCGCTGCACCTCGATCGGCAAGGCCACTCCCTGCAATACTACGGCTGGATCCAGGCCCTCAACGGCATCATGATCTGCACGCTGGAACTCGCCCTTCTCACCATCACCCGGCATCTGCCGACCCGACTCATCCTCGGACTCGGTTATGCCATCATGGGCAGTTCCTTCATGTTCTTCTTCGACGGCACCAGTCTCGGCATTTTCGTCCTCGTCATGATGATCTTCACCATTGGAGAAATGTTCGCCTTCTCAAGACAGCAAGCCTACATCGCCTCCCTCGCCCACACCGAAATGCGTGGTCGCTACAGCGGCTTCATGAGCCTCGCTTGGTGCGTCGGCAGCAGCAGCAGCGCCATGCTCGGACTGCAACTCTATGGCCACAACCCCAGCCTGCTGTGGATCACCTGCCTCATCTTCGGCTTCATCGGCACCGCCTGCCTCACCCTTCCAGCAACCCGCGCAACGCAGCCAGATTCTCCGTCTCCCCAAACAGCGCCCTCACCGGCACGCTGA
- a CDS encoding MATE family efflux transporter: MSSSPSPAPEPPPSPDPIPVTPAPSFWKNVGQALRGHEIVLTSVNTERAVLLLAVPMILEMVMESLFAIVDVFFVSRLGKDPVAVIGITESMMTIIYAVAIGISIAAGAIVSRRIGEKDPERASHAAGQILILGMLVASGSGLVTGYFTPQLLALMGADDNVIRIGTEYARIMLGGNATVFLIFLINAVFRGAGDAVIAMRTLWIANGINIVLDPCLIFGLGPFPEMGVTGAAVATNIGRGIGVAYQIWHLIGHQSRLRVRLTHLKPDVPLLISIMRTASNGIAQLLISTTSWVGLFKILAMFGSSALAGYTVAMRIIIFALMPAWGLANAGATLVGQNLGANQPDQAEKAVRIATKYNVIVLSFAGLLFIIFSTFLASLFTTDPEVKAYAVQALWIVSLGFPLYAAGMCLEGAFNGAGDTWTPTRLNFFCFWVGQIPLAWFLSKVLNWGSLGVFIAVPTAFGTLAIWSWFVFRMGKWKLKQI, from the coding sequence ATGTCTTCCTCGCCGTCGCCCGCACCCGAGCCCCCGCCTTCGCCAGATCCAATCCCGGTCACGCCCGCTCCCAGCTTCTGGAAAAACGTCGGCCAAGCGCTGCGCGGACACGAGATCGTCCTCACCTCCGTCAACACCGAGCGCGCCGTCCTCCTCCTCGCCGTCCCCATGATCCTGGAAATGGTCATGGAGTCCCTGTTCGCCATCGTCGATGTCTTCTTTGTCTCCCGACTCGGCAAAGATCCCGTTGCCGTCATCGGCATCACGGAATCCATGATGACCATCATCTACGCCGTCGCCATCGGCATCTCCATCGCCGCCGGAGCCATCGTCTCCCGCCGTATCGGCGAAAAAGACCCTGAACGCGCCTCCCACGCCGCCGGGCAAATCCTTATCCTCGGTATGCTCGTCGCCAGCGGCAGCGGCCTCGTCACCGGTTACTTCACCCCGCAACTCCTCGCCCTCATGGGAGCCGACGACAACGTCATCCGCATCGGCACCGAATACGCCCGCATCATGCTCGGCGGCAACGCCACCGTGTTCCTCATTTTCCTCATCAACGCCGTGTTCCGTGGCGCAGGCGACGCCGTCATCGCCATGCGCACCCTGTGGATCGCCAACGGCATCAACATCGTCCTCGACCCCTGCCTCATCTTCGGCCTCGGCCCCTTCCCCGAAATGGGCGTCACCGGAGCCGCCGTCGCCACCAACATCGGACGCGGCATCGGCGTCGCTTATCAAATCTGGCACCTCATCGGCCATCAAAGCCGCCTCCGCGTCCGACTCACCCACCTCAAACCCGACGTCCCGCTGCTCATCTCCATCATGCGCACCGCCAGCAACGGCATCGCCCAACTCCTCATCAGCACCACCAGCTGGGTCGGCCTCTTCAAAATTCTCGCCATGTTCGGCAGCTCCGCCCTCGCCGGTTACACCGTCGCCATGCGCATCATCATCTTCGCTTTGATGCCCGCCTGGGGACTCGCCAATGCCGGTGCCACCCTTGTCGGCCAAAACCTCGGAGCCAACCAGCCCGACCAGGCCGAGAAAGCCGTGCGCATCGCCACCAAATACAACGTCATCGTTCTTTCCTTCGCCGGACTCCTCTTCATCATCTTCTCCACCTTCCTCGCCAGCCTCTTCACCACCGATCCCGAAGTCAAAGCCTACGCCGTCCAGGCCCTGTGGATCGTCAGCCTCGGCTTCCCCCTCTACGCTGCCGGCATGTGTCTCGAAGGAGCCTTCAACGGCGCAGGCGACACCTGGACCCCCACCCGACTCAACTTTTTCTGCTTCTGGGTCGGCCAAATTCCCCTCGCCTGGTTCCTCTCCAAAGTCCTCAACTGGGGCTCCCTCGGCGTCTTCATCGCCGTCCCCACCGCCTTCGGCACCCTCGCCATCTGGAGCTGGTTCGTCTTCCGCATGGGTAAGTGGAAACTTAAACAAATCTAA
- a CDS encoding class I SAM-dependent methyltransferase — MPFRFPFLSYPLQPFSSFVEKLPKNSRSKLPQHLAEAKYSVRLLRYWWSGQALAAEAKKLGRPLHVVDLGCERGWLKHFTPEGVVERWTGLDWNPQPEVTQLAQYDEVKHANFDEHLPLPTATADAVVSLHVFEHLLRPGSTMSEISRLLKPGGIFLGGAPTMPHWIATLREKHFRRLLQQGKLAAGGHITVLSPQRWQSLVNDAGFDLDFITGSHAIRRTGSKLENSLWWVRLNQIWGALFPSLGSECYLMARRQATTFSESDRLTSDAAHHRALWITLAATTAIALMFGFSALTDRYQARQEQRIASWLSAHQSGSDQFLIWDEALAHWCGDRPDLHCADSIEELQQLIQKHQNAHLLVTVDRASTLTQSSSDNNWRIDSRLDFDGTDYLLLKKGESGTHLKEYLLGAN; from the coding sequence ATGCCATTCCGATTCCCTTTCCTTAGCTACCCCCTCCAGCCATTCTCATCCTTCGTAGAAAAACTCCCCAAAAACTCCCGCTCCAAGCTGCCCCAGCACCTCGCTGAAGCCAAATATTCGGTCCGCCTCCTGCGTTATTGGTGGTCAGGTCAGGCCCTCGCCGCTGAAGCTAAAAAACTCGGACGCCCACTTCACGTCGTCGACCTCGGTTGCGAGCGCGGCTGGCTCAAACACTTCACCCCGGAAGGCGTCGTCGAACGCTGGACTGGCCTCGACTGGAACCCCCAACCCGAGGTCACCCAGCTCGCCCAATACGACGAGGTCAAACACGCCAACTTCGACGAACACCTGCCTCTCCCCACGGCCACCGCCGACGCCGTCGTCAGCCTCCACGTTTTCGAACACCTCCTCCGCCCGGGCAGCACCATGTCCGAAATCAGCCGTCTCCTCAAACCCGGCGGCATCTTCCTCGGCGGCGCCCCCACCATGCCCCACTGGATCGCCACCCTACGCGAAAAACACTTTCGTCGCCTCCTCCAGCAAGGCAAACTCGCCGCCGGTGGACACATCACCGTCCTCTCCCCTCAACGCTGGCAATCCCTCGTCAACGACGCCGGGTTCGACCTCGACTTCATCACCGGCAGCCACGCCATCCGACGCACCGGCAGCAAACTCGAAAACTCCCTCTGGTGGGTCCGCCTCAATCAAATCTGGGGAGCCCTCTTCCCCTCACTCGGCTCCGAGTGTTATCTCATGGCACGACGCCAGGCCACCACCTTCAGCGAGTCCGACCGTCTCACCTCCGACGCCGCCCATCACCGCGCCCTCTGGATCACCCTTGCCGCCACCACGGCCATTGCCTTGATGTTCGGTTTCTCCGCTCTCACCGACCGCTACCAAGCCAGACAGGAACAGCGCATTGCCTCCTGGCTCAGCGCCCATCAATCGGGCAGCGACCAGTTCCTCATCTGGGATGAAGCCCTTGCCCACTGGTGTGGCGACCGGCCCGACCTCCATTGCGCCGATTCCATCGAAGAACTCCAGCAGCTCATCCAAAAACACCAAAACGCCCACCTGCTGGTCACCGTCGACCGCGCCAGCACCCTCACCCAATCCAGTTCCGACAACAACTGGCGCATCGATTCCCGACTCGACTTCGACGGCACCGATTATCTCCTCCTCAAAAAAGGCGAAAGCGGCACCCATCTCAAAGAATACCTCCTCGGTGCCAACTAG